The following is a genomic window from Solanum lycopersicum chromosome 6, SLM_r2.1.
gtgtcgatgttgaaaagataccatggggatggaaactacattatccgttgggattcagttttgcttgatgagaacttgtcttatgaggaggagcctgttgctattttagatagagaagttcgcaagttgaggtcaagagatattgcatccatcaaggtgcaatggaagaatcgacccgttgaagaagccacttgggagaaggaggcggatatgcgagaaaaatacccccatctgtttacagattcaggtactccttttcgcccttgttttccttcttttgatcgttcggggacgaacgatgggtaaattggtatctattgtaacgacctgtttagtcgttttgagcagcagattttattctggaaaaacaggctgaggcgactgacccaacgacggaccgtcatgggcacgacggaccgtcgcagggtctcgtttcaaaacacttagaaaatctgaaattgggtactgaaaatcgagtctctgaacttcgtaacggagtggcaggacggaccgtcacaggtgtgatggaccgtcacaggccattcacccaaaatcaagtttctgaactatgcgacggacagcaggacggaccatcgcaggcgcgacggcccgtcacagcttgtgtaatcccagttggagtcggatttctggttaagttttaaaggggcgttttggactattcctgctataattatatatttcgtgggtttatattaataactcaaattcttgggggttaaaagaggtaaccttaagttaattagtggggtattattgccatcttttattcttaattatatactaattagggtaaaagaaagagggtttgaataagaaaacagaaagaacgagtagagagagagagacgaagaggatagcaaggattttgagaagatagctttttgatcgcaattcttcggtggaggtaggttatggttttcatgctttcatagcaaactcttaatagagaatgatatgtattggtagtattgtaaaaccctgctatgtgcttaattgtatgtatgcatgaacgtgattatataattgtgattatattaagcatgatgaagctattgaatcccaaatcttgatgaaaacctaatctcttgttaatgatgatgccttgatataaaagaaggcttgatgaactaaagtaatgagattgatgatgccttggtgagaaagaaggcttgatgaattgatagaaaaagattaggggatcgggtgtcacgaaccgacacgtagatttaggggatcgggtgtcacgaaccgacacgtagaattaggggatcgggtgtcacgaaccgacacgtagatttaggggatcgggtgtcacgaaccgatacgtagaattaggagatcgggtgtcacgaactgacacgtagacttaggggatcgggtgtcacgaaccgacatgtagatttaggggatcgggtgtcacgaaccgacacgtagaattaggggatcgggtgtcacgaactgacacgtagatttaggggatcggagtgtcacgtaccgacacaagaggattaatgaatatgagggagcggagtgtcacgtgccgacacaagagaaataaagaacataattcccaaatgagtatggtatcgaggcttgagtcctcatgtgtgaacttgacggtaattgttaatgatatagtattttttgttgctacatgttgagtatcatagttgattttatgatattactcggtatatattgatttctattttgagttggccgatgatatctactcagtacccgtgttttgtactgacccctacttttatgtttttcttcttgttatttgtggagtgcagcaaatgtgccgtcgtcttcaactcaacagtaattctagccagtcttcgtcacaccggatcttcacggtgagctaacgcttctagcttggactggatcttctccttcatgtcttgatgccttgaacttctggcatggactagtttcttatgtatttttagcttcttagaaactcttagaattagtagtttaaagtagatgttcttgtggtgatgacttccagattttgggaaacaatagttattgaattggtttttattaatgagtttaagtcttccgcattactttctgttgatattatattgaaatgttaaggtttagatcggttggttcgctcacataggagggtaagtgtgggtgccagtcgcggcccggatttgggtcgtgacactctctctctcttttatttttaagaatttctACATCACACTCCACATGAACGAAATATTCAaccttgacaaaaaataaataaattattagtattagctaaaattaaaaattaaaaaactattataaaaattaatattttctttataaaattaaatataaaatatttttcttaccccacaccaattttcaaagtttttattttgcttaaatttcttttataaaagtgtttcattttttacttcatctcctCCCCCTCATCAAATTCTagtttagatattattttattttcttaaaaatataattctaccCATCCACTTAACCCTctgctttcaatttttttcccagtgtttagatatacatatcaaaaatattttttacttgccGCCACaagactttttatattttttagttgtttatgttatattcggtacactagtgaaattttttttctaaagatatATGTACGTGCATATCtaacacaaaataagaaaaactttaaaaaaattaaaattagtagcagaaaattaaataggatggggtagatttttgaaaaataaaataatatcaatttctatCGGTGgaagggggaggggggggggatgaaatatgaaattcttataaatattttattaaaaaaaagatggcGTTGTTGCGAGGGAGGGGGTACAtggaggaggtggtggagtgagataagaaaaataatttaattttttatatgtataataatctttaatttttaattaatattaaattttatgatttaatttttatctagataaaatattttatttatgtggaGTGTCATGTGTCaaagttttttatatataaaagagagagtGCACTACACATACCATGAGGTgtgtttttcaaaatcaaaagtgatagtttaagtataaaattaacactttcaataatttagatatgaaactaaaaaaaaattgttcaatttGTGTTTTTAACacttatctaataaaaatttaaattaatgagattTATATATTGTGAGAATTTGAAGCCGAGTAATGTCCTACTTCAGCTAAAAAGCCCCTAACCAATACATTGATTTTCTCCTCCCAATCCAAAGAATGTCAGTCCAAAAGGTACTCCAAAACCTAAGAACTCTGAAAAAAAGGCAAATCCCAAATACCCATCTTCATCATAGAGCAAAAATTGCAGACACCATTATCAATGCAGTGTTAAACCCCATAGTCATTGCACCCTCTACTCTTCTCTCCAACCTCACTCCCAATTtgatttatcttattttatctGACCCACATATCAACACACCTAAATGCCTCCACTTCTTCAATTTCCTTTTGCTTAATCAATCTTTCATTACTTTCAAGATTGGTGTTGAAACCCACTTGACACTTGCTTGTAGGCTTGTCAAAGAAGGATACTTTGAATATGCTGAGACCCTTTTATTTTTAGTCCCAAATATTGAAACTTTCAGGTACCCTTTTACTGTTAAAgctagtttttcttttttgatttgatAATCAATATTGTTTCGTTCCTTCTTTGATGCTTaaagaattgaaaatttttagGTGCCCTTTTGCTGTTGTAGCTTCTTTCTTTGAGAAGCACAATGTTCAATCAAAGTTTGCttcaaaaatattcaatttgcTTCTTAAAGCTTTATCTGATAACGCAAAATTCAACCAGGCTTTGGAGATTTTCATGTATATGAAACTAAATGCAATTGAGATTAATGAGAGAACATGTACTGTTCATTTGATTAATCTTTTGAAGTGTGATCAGATCGCGTTAGCACTGGTATTCTTTTATCAAATGGTTGAATCAGGTATTCAGGTTTCAGTATTTTCGTTGACGGTAGTGGTAGATGGATTGTGTAGGAGAGGGGAGATAAAGAAGGCTGGAGAATTGGTGGAAGAAATGTTATCTAAAGGGGTGAAGCCTAATATTATGACATGTAATACCTTGGTGGATGCTTGTGCTAGGAGATGGAATTTCGAAGAAATGAACTACACTTTGGCCTTGATGAAAAGGGAACGAGTTGACTTAAATGTTGAGACTTACAAATTTTTGGTGGATGGATTTTTAAGTAGTGGGAAGATTGATGATGCCGAGAGATTGATTTTGGAAATGTATGTCAAGGGTTTTAAAGTGGATATCCATTTGTATAATTTGATGATTAAGGGATATTGCAGGCTAGGGAATATGGAAAGGGCACTTTCATTGTTCAGGTAGATGATTGAGAAAGTCATCTGCCCTAATGGTGATACATATTCAGTTTTGGTAAAAGGTCTTTGTGATAAAGGACAGGTAAGTGCAGCGAAAGAGCTCGTAGATAAAATGTTGGGTCAGGGAGTTGAGTTGGATGGAAGTATGTTGGACATcttaatttacttttacttcAAGGCTGGAATGATAGAGGATGCACATTCTGCTGAAATGACTAATGTTTCAGCAGTAATAAATGAGTATATAAAGTGAAATGTTGCTTACTTGTTTTTCTAATAAGATGGACACTGCATCCTAACTGAAAAGAACCCATGATGGTGTGGCACTGAAGGAATGTTTTGAAGACGTTTGTTGTCTTGTGAGTCAAGGGGTGCGGGTTTTGTCCTGATAGTGCTAGATTTTTGGACGATAAAACAGGCTGGAAATGATGTGGGTTGTCAATTATCACCTTGGGAGTTATTTTCCTTCATCAACCATATACAGAGAAGCTTTCATTTCCTTGATGCAAGACTGAATAAATATTAGTTCTTCTTAAATGGAGATTTGGATGGGAAAAAACagtcatatttttttaacaagaCGACACAATACGAAGGGCTACAACGCGGGATATACCATGCTCAAAATGTGTCAAAAATTCAGTTGTGTATGTTCCAATTTGTTTAGTGTATCTGACGGACTGCCAATGTGTTTTGAAAAAGACTGATTATACCTAGTTCAGATATGATGGATTCTTCGTTATCTATGGAAAAGTTTGTTTGGGAATCAAGGGAAGACAACGAAAAGTAAAACGGAGAGGAGGAAGTGAAGGATAAAGAACTCTACTTTTGTTCAGAGAAATGAGGAAACCATATGCTTGCCCGTTGTCTCTTCACATTCACTACTTGTGCATTGAAGGTAAATCAATTTTCCTCTTCATTCATTTTCCCCCATCTTCTATACGAGCCAAACAAAAAATTGCAAACTTTTATACTCTTTTGCCTATTTTCTCATCTCCCCCCTTTTGCCTTCCCCTAGTCAAATCAAAGCCTAAATTTCATATGACACGACTCATTAGTACTTTTTATCTATAATCTGTACCTAAACTTGGTGTCTATACTCTtgtcaataataatattaagaatACTATTGGCCAAATGCATAATCTGTACCTAAACTTGGTGTCTATACTCTTTTTACTCTTGCTTTGTCGTCTTCTTTCTCAAATATGATCTTAGTTGTGgttagatttttttatattctttatgtttttattcttttactaATGATTGTGTAACCTATGCATTCAactttcttttataattgattaatttttaagaataatCTAAAACATGTTTAAGTGTATGTATAGTGCATATAGAGGGTAATATCTTTATCTTTTCTACTTAATTAGCATGCTTTGATTTGTTGCTTGCTTTTATCGGTGAACTAAAATTGTGAATAAATCATCTAAGTCAATTTCTATTAGGGTATGTTCGGTATGGAGgaaatatttttcacttttcttatgtttggttggtcaagatgtttgaaaaatattttctaaaaagaaactaattcctttaaaaatgaggaaaatgacttttctaacgaaaatagaaaaaacaagtTGCATAAGTGACATTTCAAGTTTATTATCTCCTCACCAACTATTCAATTATAATCACTCCCATTCCCCTATGTTTggcttttatgttttttattaaaCGTTTTCCTCCATACCAGTCACACCCTAATAGAAATTAAATGGATGATTTCACAATTTTAGTTCAATGATAAAAGCCAAGCAACAAACAAAAGCATGATACTTgagtaaaaaaagataaaagcaTACACCATATATGCACTATACATTTCAAACATGCTTTTGATGATTTgtcaaaattaatcaattataaaaataaaaaaaaggataagTAAACTCGTGAGATGGTAATTATTTATCACCTAacttcccccccccccttaagCAGTGAAACGAGAACAAGAAGACGACAACGAATGAGTAAAAAGATAAGAACGGAAAATAATCTAACTACAAGTAACAACACGAAAAAGCAATAGTAGAAAGATAAGAACAAGGATAAATCTAAGTACAAATAAGACCAACTACATTTGTTAAAATTTGTGAATTTGACTTTGACCACTTCAATTCATGTAATATGctttattcaaaaataaaacaagacaacaaaaaacataaaaataaatctaattacAAGTAACACCAAAttcatcatttaaattttatgaatttgagTTTGATCGTCTCAATTCATTTAATTTACtttaagatatatatttgtGCTTTTAATAGAATCAGATTGAAAACTATTGCATTCACTTAAAATCATAGGAATAACTCTATTTCCTTTCCTTTATGTGTTAAACTACACTGATGTGTCTTGCATAAATATTCCACTCCTTTAGACAGAGTATTCagaaagaaacataaaaaaaaattataacctTGAAAGGACTTTActctcatttgttttcattaagattaaaatgtttgaatttgaacACGCATATTCGAATATTAAGATGTGTGCATTAAGATTTATAATTTAGAATCTGAATgtacatctgaatattaagatgtagtttctaattttgaatattgaattattaagtttatttgttttcaatatttaaatgagcatgtttttttttctaaaaaaaaataggaatcaAAGAATaccaataaaagttataatccAAATCaagattgataaatatatatgtatagctaAAAGGATAGTTTAGTCTTTTGTACGTATCTACATATTATGAATATCTCATATACTTGGTGAATGTATCTATTCAAGATAGTTATTCTTTCACGGTACTAGATACCCAGGTGCGCTCTAACTCTTTTTCTCCTATGTATCATCATTATTACATCTTCCTCCCTCGGTACTCAGACCTCTTCTACCACTTCCATGGCTACTATTTTTGTTGCACCTTCTATTCCAAATTTCGTTTTTTCTgtttccaacatcaaaaatttGATTCTTACCACTCTTGATTATACAAAGTACATGCTTTGTAGAGAGTTATTTATCCCATGTTTAAAGGAGATAGTGTCTATGGATTTCATCGATGGAAGTCATCCATGTACAAACTCTTACCGTGGAGAACGAAACTTTTACTATTAATCATGTTTTTCATGTAGAGAGTTATTTCTTCCCATGTTTAAAGGACATAGTATCTATGGCTTTCATCGATGGAAGTCATCCATGTCCAGAACCTACTCTTACCATGGAGAACGAAACTTTGACTATTAACCATGTTTTTCAACAACAGGTCAAACTTGACTCCATTGTTTTGTCATGGATTCAAGCCACAATCTCTCAAGCGATACTTAAGGCTATTATTCGCTCTAACAACCGTCTTACTACTCGTGAGGCGTGACTACAAATTGAACGTTTGTTTCATGATCATGCCAATTTCGAGACTCTCCAACTTAAGGTTCAATTTCGTAGTCTTAACAAAAGTTCTCTTTCTATCTTTGATTATGTGCACCGCCTGAACTCCATTGTCGATGCCTTGATATCAATTGACAATCCTATCTCTGATTTAGATCTTGTTCTCCAAGATTTTTATGGCCTACCTTCTGAATATCTCTCTGTTAGCACTTCAATCTCCACCAGAATTCCACTTCCTTCGTTTCTTGAGACCAGATCTCTTTTAGTTCTTCATGAGACTCAATTAAGTGGTCTTTCCTCTACCGCATAAGATTCTTCTACTGCTTTACTAGCTAAACTGTCACAAATGGAGCTTACACTCAAGATATGACCGACACTCGAGAActattcaattcaacatcaaagGCAGTTCGAAAAATTTCaggtagaaaaaaataaatattaaattatgcaAGTTCCttatcttatattattttttggtcCTTCGACATTCATGAATTTGAGAGGATCAAACATTTAAACAAAAcagttaaaattaaagaatggtCGCCATTAGTCCGCAAGTTAATTTCAAGTTCATCAACACTGAGGGATTTCAACCACtccaaagaaaaatgaaaaagaacgTTGAAAGAAGCCTTATTAAGTTCCAATTATAGAATCAAGAATGGAATTATTAGATACTGCAGCCTCACGTAACGAGTCTAGCATTGAAAATATGTTAGATCTGCTAGAAACAACACAAGCATACCTACTCAATTAAAAGGAAGTGCCAACAAAAAGTAAATATCAAGAAGAAGACTCCACGTAACAAGTTATGCTATACAAATCACAATCAAGTTTCAAGATCACTTTATGATTCAACATGGAATAATAGAAgcatattatgatatttaatatgtCAACAAATTAACAAATGTGTGGATCCCGCAGAAATAAAAAGTCATGCCACAAAGTGACAAAATACCAAGAAACAAGGTACAAgatcaattttaagcaaaaaTATCTTCAAAGAAGATAGACATGCatcaaattcaacaaaaaacCACATGTGCAAAGTTCCACCTATGTGGCATATATTCCCTGCCACGTGTAGTTATCATCAGTTATAATGTAATGATTAGTAAACACATGTAAAACGAATAGTGTGTATTATTGTATGCACACATAAGTTAGATTAGTCAACACTTTTGAGGCTTATTTAAGACTTTCAACTTGTATCATTAGAGGACATTCAAAATCTTACGACTTTGAAACCTCTCTACATTTCTCTCCATTTCCCCCCACTTTTCCCATCCTTTTCCATCCATTTTCTCTTtccctaaataaataaaaaaaaattattgcaagTATACCTTCTCTACTactattttgtttatttgttttcatGTTGTAAAGTTTAAGTTTTACtgttgttttcttattttttaccttaaatgttttcttttaagtgtctacttgttctTTCTCCCCTTTTGTTACGTTGGCAATTTTCCTTATGATTTCATCTTGGAACTCGATTCATCCCCTTTATTAGTATTAGAATCAAGTTGGTAGGAAAGGGTATGAGTAGGAGCGGCTAAGTCCCTATACTGTCCTTGGGCAGACATCGCCGAAACTTAAATTGTGATCGTGGCATGACTTTTTATTCCTACGGGGTCCACATGTTTGTTAATTTGTTGACATACAacattttcttgtattttccTATGTTGAATTATAAAGTTGTCTTGAAACTTGTTTGTATCACTGAATTGTATAGCATAACTTTTTCTGTGGGATCTTCTTCTTGATATTGTCTTTTTTGTTGGCATTTGCTTTTAATTAAAGAGGTATGCTTGTTCTGTTTCTTGTAGATCTAACATATCTTCGTTGCTAGACTCGTCATGTGAGTCTAGCAGAGTCACATGTAATCTAATATCCTCAGCGGAGTCACCAttctgtcgcgccccattttttgcaaaaaaaaatgggTTTTATGCACGACCTAataactcttttgggattttgagtttggagtcgccacctaatgaattaaggcgcgttagggcacctatctaacctaactaagtctatctaaggtcaacgagccagatATCAGGGTaaggttcaaattacctcgaggggaaggtgttaggcatccctcgagatCCAAAAATGAGGGTCtcggccgtatctcatgcaatctaggTGGGGATTACAAGTAGTAAATAAGGTCacatcatttattaatttatttaagcttGCTAAGTGAtcacaaatataaaacaattaagactattttattatttttattaatttaaacatgcAAGGCTAGGtaatagcaataaataaacagtcaagtttatttttgtttattttaacaTACCAGATTGTGTTAAACAATCGAACAAAGAGCtcgtattattattttaattaatatttaattatgcgagtctaagtgataaaatattaaaaaattgagaaaaattttattctttttttatttaattatttaagcatgcaaaactaagtgataacaataaataaacattaataaaaatttaaagataagCGAGGGGATAGATAAGAGGCAAATAAATAAGCAaacaattttattgtttttagtttaatttaccccaaataaattactaaacaattaaaattacttcaattatttattatttgagcatACGATCTATGTGATAAacaaatattgtatatattaagcaattaataaagagataaaCAAGAAGACATAATATGCACAAAAGATATAGAAAATAGCtcgatttaatttattatgctACACCAAACAAGAGTAATATGTGCCaaagtaaagttttgaaaaattgagcaagttttgaatagaaatttttattttgaaaaatgtttgtttctttatagagGTGATGTCACGATATTGTTaatcgcgctcctccaccatagaaacaattttgatttgaggtcggtcttagaaaaataacaatagtttgtacttttgaaaatgatttaagaGATTCAGTTTGCATATAGgcacatatatatttacatataaatacacataattccttttgaaaatcatgggtaggtggtacttccgggGACTCGTcggtttaatttaaaaattggaactagacctcgtaattcctttgactttcccactaacgataggttaggagatagttcttataatttatttttaaaaaacaaatgtcataatcaatccaaaggTTTAAAGGAGGATTGAAcaatgactttttttaaaaaaaacatgttgcaaaactttgtaaaaaaaaaaggaaaaactacTAGAACATTAAtgtagtaaatttattaaatgcgaagattttactatgaaatatattcaaaagtcaagtaatttgttaaatgcaacaaatgattttattttattttatttttatggttaGATCTAAaattactttatcaaaaaaatgtcaaataaatTACGAACATATAGGCATGCTTTCTAATACAAATAAgtttgcaaataaaaaaaatatgattaacaTACAACTTCCCCTCCCCTTAAGCAGTCCTCAAATATTTCGTATGCGAGAGCTTTTGAGttatacaaatattacaaaaattcGAATAAATATAGattcaaatatatgaattaGATGAATTAATCTCTCTTCATAtctaatcttcaacttgaacttcaagtttaaTACTTGCCAAAGCAATCAAATgactacacaagtaatcacattTATTTAGACAAGATTAG
Proteins encoded in this region:
- the LOC138349190 gene encoding pentatricopeptide repeat-containing protein At2g28050-like, encoding MPIPEWKCERIAIDFVVGLPKTLGKFDSIKIGVETHLTLACRLVKEGYFEYAETLLFLVPNIETFRCPFAVVASFFEKHNVQSKFASKIFNLLLKALSDNAKFNQALEIFMYMKLNAIEINERTCTVHLINLLKCDQIALALVFFYQMVESGIQVSVFSLTVVVDGLCRRGEIKKAGELVEEMLSKGVKPNIMTCNTLVDACARRWNFEEMNYTLALMKRERVDLNVETYKFLVDGFLSSGKIDDAERLILEMYVKGFKVDIHLYNLMIKGYCRLGNMERALSLFR